The following are encoded in a window of Impatiens glandulifera chromosome 5, dImpGla2.1, whole genome shotgun sequence genomic DNA:
- the LOC124937903 gene encoding ADP,ATP carrier protein-like encodes MADRNQQSSTFNKLHGQSYFLSQITTPNLLSRNSGLNNYSTPFVNGGLQSSFQSPFRGSVSPLSPVFVQAPSEKGISGFMIDFLMGGVSAAVSKTAAAPIERVKLLIQNQDEMIKQGRLSERYQGIGDCFKRTMKDEGAVALWRGNTANVIRYFPTQALNFAFKDYFKRLFNFKKDRDGYWKWFAGNLASGGAAGASSLLFVYSLDYARTRLANDAKSAKKGGGRQFDGLVDVYRKTIKSDGIAGLYRGFNISCVGIIVYRGLYFGMYDSLKPVLLVGELQDNFLASFLLGWGITIGAGLASYPIDTVRRRMMMTSGEAVKYKSSYDCFQQILKNEGSKSLFKGAGANILRAVAGAGVLAGYDKLQVVLLGKKYGSGGGG; translated from the exons ATGGCTGATAGAAATCAGCAGTCGTCCACCTTTAATAAGTTACATGGTCAATCATATTTCCTCTCTCAAATCACCACCCCTAACTTGCTGTCCAGGAACAGTGGCTTGAATAACTATTCTACACCATTTGTCAATGGAGGTCTTCAGAGTTCATTCCAATCCCCATTCCGAGGATCTGTTTCTCCATTGTCTCCGGTTTTTGTACAAGCTCCCAGTGAAAAGGGCATTAGCGGTTTCATGATTGATTTTCTCATGGGAGGAGTTTCTGCAGCTGTATCTAAGACAGCTGCTGCTCCAATTGAGCGAGTTAAGCTTTTGATTCAGAATCAAGATGAGATGATCAAACAGGGTCGGCTATCTGAGCGATATCAAGGAATTGGTGATTGCTTTAAAAGAACCATGAAGGATGAGGGTGCTGTTGCTCTATGGAGGGGTAACACAGCCAATGTCATCAGATACTTCCCTACCCAG GCTCTTAACTTTGCTTTCAAAGACTATTTCAAGAGGCTTTTCAACTTCAAGAAGGACAGGGACGGTTACTGGAAGTGGTTTGCTGGAAATTTGGCATCTGGTGGTGCTGCTGGTGCCTCATCCCTTCTATTTGTATACTCTCTAGATTATGCTAGAACCCGTTTGGCTAATGATGCCAAATCCGCTAAGAAGGGTGGTGGAAGGCAATTTGATGGTTTGGTTGACGTTTATCGTAAAACCATCAAATCCGATGGCATTGCGGGACTGTACCGTGGATTCAACATTTCCTGTGTGGGAATCATTGTCTATCGCGGGCTTTACTTTGGAATGTATGATTCTCTAAAACCAGTGCTACTGGTTGGTGAGTTGCAG GATAATTTCCTAGCAAGTTTCCTGCTTGGTTGGGGAATTACAATCGGTGCTGGGTTAGCTTCTTACCCAATTGATACAGTACGCAGAAGAATGATGATGACATCTGGTGAAGCAGTCAAGTACAAAAGCTCTTATGATTGCTTCCAACAGATTTTGAAGAATGAAGGCTCTAAATCATTGTTCAAGGGTGCTGGAGCAAACATCTTGCGTGCTGTTGCAGGTGCTGGAGTGTTGGCTGGGTACGACAAGTTGCAGGTTGTACTCTTGGGCAAGAAGTATGGATCTGGAGGTGGCGGCTAA